From a region of the Trichocoleus sp. genome:
- a CDS encoding MnmC family methyltransferase produces MSSPPDRAWTPQPTNDGSFTFFSNEFGEAFHSTKGAREEAFLKFVKATDLAQKATRDRLLLLDVCYGLGYNTAAALETIWAVNPNCRVEWYGLELDASVPQAAIEPPLIESWSPAVQKVLQSIAQFHHCKTDTLTATLLIGDARHCLQDIRAAKFQADAIFFDPFSPRRCPQLWTVEFFTQIAHCLAPDGKLATYSRSASVRSAMIEAGLAIGTIPLNHPSDLSHEWSQGTVGGWSSNGLPLLSLMEQEHLQTRAAIPYRDPTLSDSAASILHRQQQEQQASTRESTSSWRRRWGIV; encoded by the coding sequence ATGTCATCTCCACCCGATCGCGCTTGGACTCCGCAACCCACGAATGACGGCTCGTTTACCTTTTTCTCAAACGAGTTCGGTGAAGCCTTTCACAGCACAAAGGGAGCTAGAGAAGAAGCCTTTCTCAAGTTTGTGAAAGCCACAGATCTCGCCCAAAAAGCAACCCGCGATCGGCTCTTGCTGCTTGATGTCTGCTATGGTCTGGGCTACAACACCGCAGCGGCGCTGGAAACAATTTGGGCAGTCAATCCGAACTGTCGAGTGGAGTGGTATGGGCTAGAACTCGATGCATCTGTTCCCCAGGCAGCGATCGAACCTCCGCTGATTGAATCCTGGTCGCCTGCGGTGCAAAAGGTGCTGCAATCGATCGCCCAGTTCCATCACTGCAAAACGGATACTCTCACTGCAACCTTACTCATTGGCGATGCGCGTCATTGCCTTCAAGACATTCGTGCAGCCAAATTTCAGGCAGATGCTATCTTCTTTGACCCCTTCTCGCCACGCCGCTGTCCCCAACTCTGGACAGTCGAGTTTTTTACCCAAATCGCTCACTGCCTCGCTCCAGACGGCAAACTCGCAACTTATTCGCGATCGGCATCGGTGCGATCGGCAATGATTGAGGCTGGGCTGGCGATCGGCACAATTCCCCTGAATCATCCTTCTGATCTGTCGCATGAGTGGTCTCAGGGAACCGTCGGCGGTTGGTCTTCAAACGGGCTACCGCTACTTTCGCTCATGGAACAGGAGCATCTGCAAACCCGCGCCGCCATCCCTTATCGCGATCCAACCCTATCAGACTCAGCAGCCAGCATTCTGCACCGACAACAGCAAGAGCAACAAGCCTCAACGCGAGAATCCACTTCAAGCTGGCGCAGACGTTGGGGGATTGTCTAA